One stretch of Tepidibacter hydrothermalis DNA includes these proteins:
- the uvsE gene encoding UV DNA damage repair endonuclease UvsE: MIKNIGYACINTHLKPRTFNDCRLNSIYKYGINYLRDKIINNLYLVKDILLWNIKNDIYMYRVSSRLIPLVTHPDVINDFDWNWKEDDEILNIMKDISDIVKSYNIRLSMHPDQFTVLNSPNEKVVQNSIINIKYHYDILKRLSGNDMIIHTGGVYNDKKSASKRFIHVFNSLEDNLKSMIRLENDDKSFTVEDVLYISSKTHIPIVLDIHHHKCNNPNNIDIQNYISAIVNTWENTSLIPKLHISSGRDNKFDRKHSNYIDIQDLNYLLKLMNKYNFDMMVEAKQKDKSVLEIINILKDIP, from the coding sequence TTGATTAAAAATATTGGATACGCTTGTATAAATACCCACTTAAAACCTCGAACATTCAATGATTGTAGGCTTAATTCAATATACAAATACGGTATAAATTATCTAAGAGATAAAATAATAAACAATCTCTATCTAGTAAAAGATATTTTACTATGGAATATTAAAAACGATATATATATGTATAGAGTAAGCAGTAGATTAATTCCTCTCGTAACACATCCAGATGTTATAAATGACTTTGATTGGAATTGGAAAGAAGACGATGAAATATTAAATATTATGAAGGACATATCAGACATAGTTAAAAGTTACAATATAAGACTTTCTATGCATCCAGACCAGTTTACAGTTTTGAACAGCCCTAATGAAAAAGTAGTTCAAAATAGTATAATAAATATAAAATACCACTACGATATACTTAAAAGACTATCTGGAAATGATATGATAATTCATACAGGTGGAGTATATAATGATAAAAAATCTGCTTCTAAAAGATTTATACACGTTTTTAATTCATTAGAAGATAATTTAAAAAGTATGATAAGGCTTGAAAATGATGATAAATCATTTACAGTTGAAGATGTTCTTTATATAAGTTCAAAAACACATATTCCAATAGTTCTAGATATTCATCATCATAAATGTAATAATCCTAATAATATAGATATTCAAAATTATATATCTGCTATAGTAAATACATGGGAAAATACAAGTCTAATACCCAAGCTTCATATAAGTAGCGGGCGTGATAATAAATTCGATAGAAAGCACAGTAACTATATAGATATACAAGACTTGAATTATCTTTTAAAGCTTATGAATAAATATAACTTTGATATGATGGTTGAAGCAAAACAAAAAGATAAATCGGTACTTGAGATAATAAATATATTAAAAGACATTCCTTAA
- a CDS encoding transcription initiation factor TFIIIB, with protein MEKEKKKCPECGCTEIGGGNFIDYTKLKPINAIIASSRVTAEVCTNCGYILNMRVSDPEKFKKSLI; from the coding sequence ATGGAAAAAGAAAAAAAGAAGTGTCCAGAATGTGGTTGTACAGAAATTGGTGGAGGTAACTTTATTGATTATACTAAACTCAAACCAATTAATGCTATAATTGCTTCTTCACGAGTTACAGCAGAAGTATGTACTAATTGTGGATATATATTAAATATGAGGGTATCAGATCCAGAGAAATTTAAAAAATCTCTTATTTAG
- a CDS encoding diacylglycerol/lipid kinase family protein codes for MKVKIINNPSSGTQTLQKNLEIIIGRLILDNTLKEVDKVDTTIDFDYYGEVSKMKDQNYDLLIIVGGDGTVNNVINAVAKNDIDVPLLILPAGTVNDLGKYLNLPTSIEGVCSIIKNNTVKEIDLCKVNDKYFINVAASGLLADIAIKTPVKSKTAFGSFAYYAQGIKEVPKQLFETLKFKFEYDNEVLETEALLFLVLNSKSAGGFSNFAPKADITDGLFDVCIIKKSYPLNTAGVFLKIFSGEHINDPNVVYLQADNLKVDCLNKENLLIDVDGEHGGTFPATFEIKKKALKVIVGVNDKK; via the coding sequence ATGAAAGTCAAAATAATAAACAATCCGTCTTCAGGAACCCAAACACTTCAAAAGAATTTAGAAATTATAATCGGGAGATTAATACTTGATAATACATTAAAAGAAGTTGATAAAGTAGACACTACTATAGACTTTGACTACTATGGTGAAGTTTCAAAAATGAAAGATCAAAACTATGATTTATTGATAATAGTTGGAGGAGATGGAACTGTAAATAATGTTATAAATGCAGTAGCTAAAAATGACATAGATGTTCCTCTTTTAATACTTCCAGCAGGAACTGTCAATGATCTTGGAAAATACTTAAATCTTCCAACATCAATTGAGGGAGTATGCTCTATTATTAAAAATAATACTGTGAAGGAAATAGACTTATGCAAAGTTAATGATAAGTATTTTATAAACGTTGCAGCTTCTGGTCTTTTAGCTGATATAGCTATCAAAACACCTGTTAAGTCAAAGACTGCATTTGGAAGTTTTGCATATTATGCTCAAGGCATAAAAGAAGTTCCAAAACAATTATTTGAAACGCTCAAATTCAAATTTGAATACGACAATGAAGTTTTAGAAACTGAAGCCCTTTTATTTTTAGTTTTAAATTCTAAATCAGCAGGAGGCTTCTCAAACTTCGCACCAAAGGCAGATATAACCGATGGATTATTCGATGTATGTATAATCAAAAAATCTTATCCTTTAAATACAGCAGGAGTATTTTTAAAGATATTCTCAGGAGAGCATATAAACGATCCTAATGTTGTATACCTACAAGCTGATAATTTAAAAGTAGATTGCTTAAATAAAGAGAACTTACTTATCGATGTTGACGGTGAACACGGTGGTACTTTCCCAGCTACATTTGAAATAAAGAAAAAAGCTTTAAAAGTTATAGTTGGAGTTAACGACAAAAAATAA
- a CDS encoding DUF4177 domain-containing protein, whose product MYKYTYVEASAEGFFHPANHRELIDKYSSEGWRFVSAIPSLFGTHGVIKQFDLVFEKEEKEE is encoded by the coding sequence ATGTACAAATATACTTATGTTGAAGCAAGTGCAGAAGGATTCTTTCATCCAGCAAACCATAGAGAATTAATTGACAAATATAGTTCAGAAGGTTGGAGATTCGTTAGTGCCATTCCTTCATTATTTGGAACTCATGGCGTAATTAAACAGTTCGATTTAGTTTTTGAAAAAGAAGAAAAAGAAGAATAA